From the Zymomonas mobilis subsp. pomaceae ATCC 29192 genome, the window TGACAAGGGCAGGGGCGACGATATTCAGAATTCTTGCGCTATTCTGCCCCATAAATCGCGTGATAAGAGGCTCAAAAAAAGAAATCCTGTCTGTATCCTCCTAACAAAAGTGCAAAAAACGGTTTTTAAAGGTAAGAGGTCTTCAATTCCGCTGCGTTACTGAGTAGAGCATAAGCGCTTCGGTTTCATCTTTTGGGATGAAATCGGAAGATGGTTTTATTTTGCGGATATAAATTTTTATATCCGCCCAGATTTGTCCCTGTCGCCGTGGGCATCATTCGAGGAAAAATGCCAGAGAGTCTGTCCTTCCAAGCACTTATCCTGAGACTTCATGATTACTGGAGTCAACAAGGATGCGTCATTCTGCAACCTTATGATATGGAAATGGGGGCAGGAACCTTTCATCCGGCAACCAGCCTGAAAGCGCTCGGGCCCAAGCCATGGAAAGCGGCCTATGTTCAGCCTTGCCGCCGTCCCGCCGATGGCCGCTATGGTGAAAATCCCAACCGGCTTTGCCATTATTATCAATATCAGGTTATCCTGAAGCCTTCACCTGATAATCTTCAAGCCCTTTATTTGGGGTCTTTAGAAGCTATTGGTATTGATCTTTCCCTTCACGACATCCGTTTTGTTGAAGATGACTGGGAAAGTCCGACTCTAGGTGCTTGGGGGCTGGGTTGGGAAGTCTGGTGCGATGGCATGGAAGTGACCCAGTTCACCTATTTCCAGCAAATCGGCGGTTTTGACTGTAAACCGGTTTCCGGTGAAATCACTTACGGTCTTGAACGACTGGCGATGTATATTCAAGGTGTCGATAACGTCTATGACTTACGCTTTAATGATGAAGGCGTAAGCTATGGCGATGTTTTCTTAGAAAACGAGCGTCAATTCTCCGCTTATAATTTCGAAGCCGCCAATACAGACACTTTATTCCGCTGGTTTAAAGAAGCGGCGAATGAATGCAAAGCTTTGCTGGAACGTGAAAATCCGCTTCCTTTACCGGCTTACGATCAAGCGATCAAAGCCAGTCACATTTTTAACCTGCTCCAATCGCGTGGCATGATTTCAGTTACCGAGCGTCAGGCTTATATCGGCCGTGTCCGTGAATTGACGAAAGCAGTGGCTGCCGCATGGATGGCCTATAATGGGTGGGAGGCATAAAAATGGCTGATTTTCTGCTTGAACTTCGTTCGGAAGAAATTCCGGCCGGTTTTCAAAAAATGGCGGTGGACAAACTTGCCGAGCTTTTAACGGCACGTTTAACCGAGGCCGGCATTAAGCCGGAAAAAACTGAAAAATACGCAACCCCCCGTCGTATCGCCTTATTGATGCGCAATTTGCCGGAAAAAACCGAAGCGGTCAAAGAAGAACGCCGTGGCCCCCGCGCTGATGCGCCTGAAAAAGCTTTAGCGGGTTTTCTGCGTTCAACCGGCTTAACCCGAGATCAATTGGAAAGCCGTGATACCCCCAAGGGGCAATTTCTTTATGCCATTATTGAAAAGCCTGGCCAAGAATTAACCACAGTTTTAGCGGATATTATTCCGGCTATTATCCGTTCTTTTCCCTGGCCTAAATCCATGCGTTGGGGGCATTTTTCCAGTAGCAGCGAATCCTTGCGCTGGGTACGTCCTTTAAAGGGTATTGTTGCACTTTTGGATGATCAGATTATCCCTATAGAATTAGAGGCGATCACCTCTGGCAATAAGACTAAGGGGCATCCTTTTCATAACCCGAACTTTATCACTTTGGGTAAAGCGGCTGATTATCCTGAAAAAATGGCCGCCGCGCATGTGATGATTGATTTTGATACACGGGTCGAAAGCATTACACGCGCTGCACGCGCTGCCGCTAAAGCCGCAAATCTGACTTTGATCGAAGATCCGGTGCTGGCGCAAGAAAATGCAGGTCTTACGGAATGGCCGGTGCCTCTTCTTGGTCATTTCGATGAAGCTTTTCTCGCTGTCCCTCGGGAAGTTATTCAGCTTACTATGCGTACCAACCAGAAATATTTTGCTTGTAGCGATGCAAAGGGCAATCTTGCTGCGGCCTTTATTTGTGTTGCCGATAGACAAGCAAGAGACCGTGGGCGGGAAATTATCGCGGGTAATGAAAAGGTGCTTTCTGCCCGTTTATCGGATGCGCGTTTCTTTTGGGAACAAGACCTTAAAATTCCTTTGGAAAACTGGTTGCCCAAGCTCGATTCCGTTTTGTTTTATGAAGGCATGGGTTCGGTCGGTGATAAGGCTAAACGCATTGCGGCGCTTTCAGGGTATATTGCTGATCAAATTGGGGCTTCACCCGATCTTGCAAAGCGGGCCGGGTTGTTAGCCAAAGCAGATCTTGCCAGTAATATGGTTGGCGAATTTCCTGAACTGCAAGGCATTATGGGCGGCTATTATGCCAAGGCGGGCAAAGAGGATAGCGCGGTAATCAGGGCTATTTCGAGTCAATATCAAGCGGAAGCGGGGGAAGCGGTCGCGGCGGCTGTCGCGTTAGCCGATCGTATTGATAGTTTAGCATGTTTTTTTATGCGTAATATTCGCCCGACTGGCTCGAAAGATCCTTTCGCCTTAAGACGGGCTGCAGTTCAAATTATTCAGACCATTATCGCCCATCAATTGCGTTTACCTTTAGCCCCTCTTTTTAAAGAAGCCGGTGCTGGCGATCAACTAGATGGCTTGTTAGGCTTTATTACTGAACGTTTAAAGGTTCAGCAACGCGAAGCGGGCATCCGCTATGATCTGATTGATGCTGTGTTAGCCTTGGGCTATGAAGATGATGTCATTCGTCTTTTGGCACGGGTTCAGGCCTTGCAAGATTTTCTTGAAACCGAAGAGGGACGCGATCTCTTAGCGGGTTATCGACGGGCTGCAAATATTTTAAAGGGCAGTGAGGAAAATGCCTCTGGCATGATCAGTGAAGAGGCTATGGAACCCGCGGAAAAGGCCTTGGAAACCGCTTTAGCAGCGATCCATAATGATCTGGAAGCCGCGCTATCCGGTGAAAATTATGCCGCTGCTATGACAGCATTAGCCAGCTTACGCCAACCGATTGATCAATTTTTTGATCAGGTTATCGTTAATCACGAAGATGAGAGCATACGTCATCGTCGTCTCGCTTTATTGGAAAAAATCCGAAAAGCGATGCACCGCGTGGCTGATTTTTCACTTGTTGAAGCTTTAGCTATTGAAGCTACAGGCGGTAAGCGCTAAATAAAAGATAGCTTACGCATTAGAAAGGGCGGTTCAGATTTCTGAGCTGCCCTTTTTAGTGTCTTTTATCGCGTATAACAAGCAGTCTCTAATAATAATTTTGGCTATTTTTTTTATTTCATTATTTTAATTAAATTAACTTAATGGTTAAAATATTGTTTATTTTAGTAATTAAAATCTTTTTTTCTAAAAAAAAATAATAGAATCCTTTTATACCAGAAGAAGGGGGGCAGCGCCCATCTAACTTAAATATTGATTAAAATGACTATTACTTAATGATGGCGATGAAGGCGCTAAAATGCGATCAAAATTAAAAAGGTTAATCGTATGGCCGTTTCTATCGATTTCGGTCTCTTCTGCCCAAAGTTATTATCGAGAATGTGACCTTGCAAAGGGCAATAAATTTTTCTGTCGTGGTTGGTATAGTGGTAAAGCCATTATCAAAGATAAATAATTTTTTGTTGCCTTTATCATGCACATAGAGCGGCTTCGTTTTTCACTTTTTTATTCTCGCTATCTGCTATCTTTATGGGGTGAAGGCGCCCTTACTGATTTCCCATGCAAGCATTAATATTAAAGGGCATAGCCTGCATGGGTTTCTTCGCAATCAGTAGAAAATATCGTTAAGAGCGCTTCACAGACTAAAATTTAATTTGATCTTCAGGTGAAATCTTGACCGATGATCTTAGACTTGAAACCGTTTCGGTGAATAGCGCTCTGGATCGACGTCTTTTAACCAATCGGGTAAGGCTTGTTCTAATAACAAGCACGCCGCTAACATAGAACCCGCTGAAGAGGTCTGGATACCGAATCCCCCCTGTCCAGCACACCAAAAAAAGCCTTCTGCCTTAGGATCAGCGCCATAAATAGGGGCACGGTCAGGTGAAAAACTCCGTAAACCAGCCCAAGTACGTTCCACTTTTTCAATTTTCCAATCAGCGGCCTGTTGAAAACGGTCAATAGCTATCGCGACATCCATTTCTTCGGGCGCAACATCTGCTGGCGGCTGTGGATGTTCATCATGCGGTGATAACCAAAAACGATTGCCCGCTTCTGGCTTAAAATAAAAACGAGTTAAAGCATCAATAATAATAGGCATCGCCGCCGGTGGAGTAGGGCTGACCTGTAGTTGAATCATCGTGCGACGATAAGGCGTAATAACCACAGGTAAGGCACCTGCTAATTTTGCAATTTCACTAGCCCATGCACCCGCAGCATTTACAACACGGGCCGCTTTAAAGCTACCGCGCGTCGTTTCGATGAACCAATATCCCTCTTTTCGAGTTAAGGCCGTAACACGATTATGCGTGTGTAATTCCGTGCCCGTTTTTTTTGCTACGGACAAAAAATGGGCATGAAGCGCCGCGACATCAATGTCTTCACAACTCGCTTCTGATAATCCATGATCCCAGCCCGCTTTTAACCGTGCGCCGGTGGCCTCAATCGCAGCCCGATCCAGCGGCGTTAAAACGACAGGTGTGCCTGCAAAGCTTTCCTGAAATTTCTTTAACGCGTCTAGGCCGTCTTGATCTGCGACATGGGCAATGCCGCGTGGGAATAGGAATCCCCCTGCCTTTAACCGTGGGCCTGATGCACTGGTTAAAGGTTGAATGGCAGGGCCACCATAGGTTTCTGACCAGAACGCAGCAGAACGACCTGTCGCATGGTAACCGGGGGTTGCCTCTGCTTCCAATAACAAGGTGGTGGCTTGATCCCCAATCATCGCCGCCAGTCCGGCCCCTGCAATCCCACTTCCGATAATGGCAATATCGAAAATTTTAGACATTTTTTTCTCCATCCCGACAGCGCCTTAACGCTCTTAAAAAAGCTATTGTCAGTTGATCCCTTGTCAGGCAACCAACTTTATGCGCTTTCCACTTATAGTTAGAGAGAGAAAATGGAATATATTAATTTATAACAATTAAAACATCATTTTTATAGTATTTGGTATTATTATTTTTGTTTTAATATTTGTTTCAAACAAATATTAATATTAATTGAAAAATCGCCCAATTCATTAAAAATTATTTTAATTTCATTGATAAGATATTGAAATACTAAACAAGCAAAAAAAACAATTACTCACATTTTTTTTAGAATTCTCTTTTTAAAAATCGTTAATAATTTATTAAAAAAAGATTGTTGTTATTATATTTTTTTAATGTTGCGTTCCACTTACAGTGCAACCATGCCACACCCCTGTTGTTTTGTTGGGAAAAAAAAGAAAACCCTCTTATAAATATAGAAAATATATCAATCTTTAGTTAGAAAGTTTTTATTCGGAAAGGGGATCAGCGTTAGAAAATGGTTTTGCGCAAGCTTGGCATCGGCTTGACAAAAGGAGGGGGCTCCTTTGCTTATCGATTAGGGGGATGTTTTTTATTTTTTTTGTCGGTTCAGCCTGTGATTGCCGCTTCGCAACCTATTGGGCCGCCGTCTCCTAAAATCGTATCAAGCCATCCGCCTTTTACCTATCATAGCAATCGTAGTCATCACTCTGAAACCAGAGGGAATACTACACGCCTGCAAGTCATCGGGCATAATGGTAACGATGCGCCCATAGGTTCTTTCACGCCCTCGATTGGCGATCCTCGATTGGCCGCCGCTTTTGCGCAATCCCCCGCTAATCCGATTTCTTCCGGTTTTCAGTTTACGCCTTCTTCTGTCCCCGGGCATAAGCGTGCCGTTACTGTTGCGGTAAGGGCGCATATTCTACCACCTACCGGAGAGCATAACGGTACGCCTCAAAGCTTGTCTATTGCCCCCGGCACGGCTTACAATATGGGGGCTTCTCTCAGCTGGAAACAATTTACGCTTTCAGGGGATGTCGGGCATGTCAATGAAGGGCCGATTTTAGGGGGGCGTGATGCTTTTGATGTCGGGGTAAATTATACCAACCATAATTGGTCTACCCGCTTTCAACTTAATTCTGCCCGTAACACCGGTGAAAGATCATCTGCCATCGGTGATAATACTAATTATTCCTTAGATGTGGTCGGTTCTTATATGTTGAACCATCGCCTTCAGCTTTCTGGTGGCTTGCGCTATTCGATGCAACGGAACAGCCATATTTCACCCTCGGCCCCTGATGTTCATCGTGATGGGCAGGCTGTCTATCTGGGAACGACTTTCAAATTCTAATAAATCCGATAAGGGTTTCTCTCAACTTTAAATATCGTCGCTATTAGAGATGACACGCCCTATCATTCAAACTTGTAGTTTTGATAGGATTAGGACTTTACCAAATTAATATTTATTTATGGTAATAAGGATACCAGATTATATTTTTATAAGTAGAGAGATGAAGGAGCCTTTTTTTGAAAGTAGCCCTAGGTCAGTTTGCGGTTCAGCCAGATTGGCATGACAATCTTGTAATATGTAGTGATCTCATCGAGCAGGCTGCGCTTGGTGGTGCTGATTTTTTGTTGTTGCCTGAAAGTATATTGGCACAGGATATGACCGATCCTGATATTATCCCCAAAACAGCACAACCTATTGATGGTCCTTTTATAACGCATCTTCTGGCGGTGACAAAACGCTATCCCAAACTGACTATGGCGGGGTGTCTTCCTATCCCTGATGGCCTAAACCGTTTTTACAATACGCTACTCGTTATCAAAAATGGTCAGATTATTGCAGAATATCGCAAACTTCACCTTTATGATGCTTTTTCCTTTCAAGAATCTCGATCTATCACTGCGGGCAACAGTTTACCCCCTTTGGTGGAAGTGGCCGGTTTTAAACTAGGTTTAATGATCTGCTATGATCTTCGTTTTCCAGAATTAGCGCGCCGCTTGGTTCTGGAAGGGGCTGATGGGCTGATTTTACCGGCTTCTTGGTTAAAAGGGCCGGGGAAAGAATCGCATTGGGATATTTTGGTAAAAGCGCGCGCGCTGGAAAATACCTGCTATATGATTGCAACAGGTGAATGCGGGGCACGGAATATCGGGAACAGCATGGTCGTCGATCCCTTAGGGGTGGCTATTGTAAGGGCTGGGGAAGAACCTGCTTTAATATTTGCTACCTTAGAGCATAGCCGCATAGAACACGCACGATCAGTTTTACCGGTGCTTCACAATCGCCGATTTTTGCCGCCCAAATTTATTTGATAATTTCGGAAATATCTGCATATCACTTTAAATATAGATACTTTCAGAAAAACTATACGATAAGTCTTGCGTCTGGTGCGACAAAATAGAAAA encodes:
- a CDS encoding glycine--tRNA ligase subunit alpha — its product is MPESLSFQALILRLHDYWSQQGCVILQPYDMEMGAGTFHPATSLKALGPKPWKAAYVQPCRRPADGRYGENPNRLCHYYQYQVILKPSPDNLQALYLGSLEAIGIDLSLHDIRFVEDDWESPTLGAWGLGWEVWCDGMEVTQFTYFQQIGGFDCKPVSGEITYGLERLAMYIQGVDNVYDLRFNDEGVSYGDVFLENERQFSAYNFEAANTDTLFRWFKEAANECKALLERENPLPLPAYDQAIKASHIFNLLQSRGMISVTERQAYIGRVRELTKAVAAAWMAYNGWEA
- the glyS gene encoding glycine--tRNA ligase subunit beta; protein product: MADFLLELRSEEIPAGFQKMAVDKLAELLTARLTEAGIKPEKTEKYATPRRIALLMRNLPEKTEAVKEERRGPRADAPEKALAGFLRSTGLTRDQLESRDTPKGQFLYAIIEKPGQELTTVLADIIPAIIRSFPWPKSMRWGHFSSSSESLRWVRPLKGIVALLDDQIIPIELEAITSGNKTKGHPFHNPNFITLGKAADYPEKMAAAHVMIDFDTRVESITRAARAAAKAANLTLIEDPVLAQENAGLTEWPVPLLGHFDEAFLAVPREVIQLTMRTNQKYFACSDAKGNLAAAFICVADRQARDRGREIIAGNEKVLSARLSDARFFWEQDLKIPLENWLPKLDSVLFYEGMGSVGDKAKRIAALSGYIADQIGASPDLAKRAGLLAKADLASNMVGEFPELQGIMGGYYAKAGKEDSAVIRAISSQYQAEAGEAVAAAVALADRIDSLACFFMRNIRPTGSKDPFALRRAAVQIIQTIIAHQLRLPLAPLFKEAGAGDQLDGLLGFITERLKVQQREAGIRYDLIDAVLALGYEDDVIRLLARVQALQDFLETEEGRDLLAGYRRAANILKGSEENASGMISEEAMEPAEKALETALAAIHNDLEAALSGENYAAAMTALASLRQPIDQFFDQVIVNHEDESIRHRRLALLEKIRKAMHRVADFSLVEALAIEATGGKR
- a CDS encoding deaminated glutathione amidase encodes the protein MKVALGQFAVQPDWHDNLVICSDLIEQAALGGADFLLLPESILAQDMTDPDIIPKTAQPIDGPFITHLLAVTKRYPKLTMAGCLPIPDGLNRFYNTLLVIKNGQIIAEYRKLHLYDAFSFQESRSITAGNSLPPLVEVAGFKLGLMICYDLRFPELARRLVLEGADGLILPASWLKGPGKESHWDILVKARALENTCYMIATGECGARNIGNSMVVDPLGVAIVRAGEEPALIFATLEHSRIEHARSVLPVLHNRRFLPPKFI
- a CDS encoding porin; the protein is MVLRKLGIGLTKGGGSFAYRLGGCFLFFLSVQPVIAASQPIGPPSPKIVSSHPPFTYHSNRSHHSETRGNTTRLQVIGHNGNDAPIGSFTPSIGDPRLAAAFAQSPANPISSGFQFTPSSVPGHKRAVTVAVRAHILPPTGEHNGTPQSLSIAPGTAYNMGASLSWKQFTLSGDVGHVNEGPILGGRDAFDVGVNYTNHNWSTRFQLNSARNTGERSSAIGDNTNYSLDVVGSYMLNHRLQLSGGLRYSMQRNSHISPSAPDVHRDGQAVYLGTTFKF
- a CDS encoding NAD(P)/FAD-dependent oxidoreductase, whose amino-acid sequence is MSKIFDIAIIGSGIAGAGLAAMIGDQATTLLLEAEATPGYHATGRSAAFWSETYGGPAIQPLTSASGPRLKAGGFLFPRGIAHVADQDGLDALKKFQESFAGTPVVLTPLDRAAIEATGARLKAGWDHGLSEASCEDIDVAALHAHFLSVAKKTGTELHTHNRVTALTRKEGYWFIETTRGSFKAARVVNAAGAWASEIAKLAGALPVVITPYRRTMIQLQVSPTPPAAMPIIIDALTRFYFKPEAGNRFWLSPHDEHPQPPADVAPEEMDVAIAIDRFQQAADWKIEKVERTWAGLRSFSPDRAPIYGADPKAEGFFWCAGQGGFGIQTSSAGSMLAACLLLEQALPDWLKDVDPERYSPKRFQV